A stretch of Fibrobacter sp. UWR2 DNA encodes these proteins:
- a CDS encoding homoserine O-acetyltransferase — MSEYSHKSSIGPVEPKDFVKDYGEAGFVLENGKTLPALTIRYETYGKLNAAADNAVWVCSPLTADAHAAGWYTESDKKPGWWDELIGPGKAIDTDRFFVVCSNILGGCKGTTGPATINPRTGKPYGSTFPTITIGDMVHAQKELADGLGIKEFYCVLGGSMGGFQAMKWAIYYPKQVKRIVIIASSPRFSSQALGFEVVARDVITQDPNFNNGDFYGEGVAKPDVGLANARKLAHITYLSAIGMEQKFKRAQAQENKSHAVTYSTPFDLNLPIESYLRYQGKKFVDRFDANSYLHIAHATDAFDLETEYGSIENAFKDIGAEVLNVNLSTDWLFPPHESRRITSALLNVGKTVTSLELDTQFGHDGFLIEVGELGKAVGRFLDSKIIPQQGTQAVPVFHEESDFKLLGKLVKEGSHVLDLGCGSGDLLDYLSKKKNATGFGIEKNITGILDCIEKDVQVIQRDLDDKGISDLKDGSFDYAIINRTIQEIRDPVALLNELLRVAKKAIVTFPNFGHWTTRGSLMLHGRMPKSKELPYEWYDTPNIRLLTVKDFYTLCKKEGFKIENINFQSEHTLSKFLTAIGIPNFGAEHVIATISKN, encoded by the coding sequence ATGAGTGAATATTCGCATAAATCCAGTATCGGCCCCGTTGAGCCGAAGGACTTCGTCAAGGACTATGGCGAGGCCGGTTTTGTGCTGGAAAACGGTAAGACGCTCCCCGCGCTTACCATCCGTTACGAGACTTACGGCAAGCTGAACGCGGCTGCCGACAATGCGGTGTGGGTCTGCTCGCCGCTCACCGCCGACGCGCATGCCGCCGGCTGGTACACCGAAAGCGACAAGAAGCCCGGCTGGTGGGACGAACTCATCGGCCCCGGCAAGGCAATTGACACGGACCGCTTCTTCGTAGTCTGCAGCAACATCCTGGGTGGCTGCAAGGGTACCACAGGCCCTGCAACCATCAACCCGCGCACGGGCAAGCCCTACGGGAGCACCTTCCCCACCATCACCATCGGCGACATGGTGCACGCCCAAAAAGAACTCGCCGACGGCCTTGGCATCAAGGAATTCTACTGCGTCCTGGGCGGCTCCATGGGTGGCTTCCAGGCCATGAAGTGGGCCATCTACTACCCCAAACAAGTGAAGCGCATCGTGATTATCGCGAGCTCGCCGCGTTTCTCGAGCCAGGCGCTCGGATTCGAAGTCGTTGCACGCGACGTCATTACGCAAGACCCGAATTTTAACAACGGCGACTTCTACGGTGAAGGCGTCGCGAAGCCCGATGTAGGCCTAGCGAACGCCCGCAAACTCGCGCACATCACCTACCTCAGTGCCATCGGCATGGAACAGAAGTTCAAGCGCGCACAGGCGCAAGAAAACAAGAGCCACGCCGTCACGTACTCTACACCGTTCGACCTGAACCTGCCTATCGAAAGTTACCTGCGCTACCAGGGCAAAAAGTTCGTTGACCGCTTTGACGCGAACAGCTACCTGCATATCGCGCACGCGACCGACGCATTCGATTTGGAAACGGAATACGGCAGCATCGAGAATGCCTTCAAGGATATCGGTGCCGAAGTGTTGAACGTGAACCTCTCCACCGACTGGCTGTTCCCGCCGCACGAAAGCCGCCGCATCACGAGCGCGCTCTTGAACGTGGGCAAGACGGTCACGAGCCTCGAACTCGACACGCAATTCGGGCACGACGGGTTCCTCATCGAAGTGGGCGAACTCGGCAAGGCCGTGGGGCGTTTCCTCGATTCCAAGATTATCCCGCAGCAGGGCACGCAGGCAGTACCCGTGTTCCACGAGGAGAGCGACTTCAAGTTGCTCGGCAAACTCGTGAAAGAAGGCAGCCACGTGCTCGACCTCGGTTGCGGTAGTGGCGACCTGCTCGACTACCTCTCCAAAAAGAAGAATGCGACAGGATTCGGCATCGAGAAGAACATCACCGGCATTCTGGACTGCATCGAGAAGGACGTGCAGGTCATCCAGCGCGACCTCGACGACAAGGGAATCTCGGACCTGAAGGACGGAAGTTTCGACTACGCGATTATCAACCGCACCATCCAGGAAATCCGCGACCCCGTGGCGCTCCTGAACGAACTGTTGCGCGTTGCGAAAAAAGCAATCGTCACGTTCCCGAATTTCGGGCACTGGACCACCCGCGGAAGCCTCATGCTCCACGGTCGCATGCCCAAGTCCAAGGAACTGCCGTACGAATGGTACGACACGCCGAACATCCGCCTTTTGACGGTGAAGGACTTCTACACGCTCTGCAAAAAGGAAGGGTTCAAGATAGAGAACATCAACTTCCAGAGCGAGCACACGCTGAGCAAGTTCCTCACCGCCATCGGAATCCCGAACTTCGGCGCGGAACACGTCATCGCGACAATCAGCAAAAACTAG
- a CDS encoding family 43 glycosylhydrolase, producing the protein MKRNNVVFALSALLAGQAFAADWYAKETRWAGHDPDIIRYEDGYALATTDNHMLMQFSEDALNWKNGEPAMPEFSKWLYDYAPNMIDIWAPDIHYIGGEYRMYYCGSEMGIRSSGMGFMSSREIDPTKPGYGWTDQGEVIHTVKSDAYNAIDAAVLKDLDGKVWMAFGSWGTGIHILELNEETGKVKDGAKMINIANRGGAGIEGASLIEHDGYYYLFTAWDNCCKKGADLENNSYKTTVGRSNRIDGGYVDRSGKALLNGGGTILLSRYGRYYGPAGGEAFQDVNRQRFVNHYYDKNDGGNSYIQVRDIVYTDDGWPELGQPFLGRYLSAEAEHGALTHVDISSSSDASNGEFCAYINYEDSKIRLPMIIPQAGDYLIRYRYDNNWTEDGANGSSHFVSINGKNQEVALPLTGAWSEFPEKSVVYIPAKFKRGSNFIEITKGKHYAELDRLDFLRIIRDTIPANGFDNGIRVRLTDEDELAIKDGGYAIFENVITDSIVGPGVLVQVKNGAGGTLSLRKESKKGDVISKCELPSAGDATKWIDVRCTNLPELKGVQDFYLTAEGLGGETLLGNIKFDEGVKDTTIAIRRIVPRNDLRLPTQNKKYRDLKGRRYEKLTRYRVLF; encoded by the coding sequence ATGAAAAGAAACAACGTTGTTTTTGCACTTTCTGCACTGCTGGCGGGGCAGGCTTTTGCGGCCGATTGGTATGCGAAGGAAACCCGCTGGGCGGGGCATGACCCGGACATTATCCGTTACGAGGACGGCTATGCGCTTGCCACGACGGACAACCACATGCTCATGCAGTTTTCCGAGGACGCGCTGAACTGGAAGAACGGCGAGCCTGCTATGCCGGAATTTTCGAAGTGGCTTTACGACTACGCCCCGAACATGATCGACATCTGGGCGCCGGACATTCATTACATCGGCGGGGAATACCGCATGTACTATTGCGGTTCCGAGATGGGCATCCGTTCATCGGGCATGGGATTCATGTCGAGCAGGGAAATCGACCCGACCAAGCCCGGTTACGGCTGGACGGACCAGGGCGAAGTGATTCACACGGTCAAGAGCGACGCCTACAACGCGATTGACGCGGCGGTGCTGAAGGACCTGGATGGCAAGGTCTGGATGGCGTTCGGTTCGTGGGGCACGGGCATCCACATTCTGGAACTTAACGAAGAAACAGGCAAGGTGAAAGACGGTGCGAAGATGATCAACATCGCGAACCGCGGCGGTGCGGGAATCGAGGGCGCAAGCCTCATCGAGCACGACGGCTACTACTACCTGTTCACGGCGTGGGACAACTGCTGCAAGAAGGGTGCCGACCTCGAGAACAATTCCTACAAGACGACGGTGGGGCGCTCCAACCGCATTGACGGCGGGTATGTGGACCGCAGCGGCAAGGCTCTCCTGAATGGCGGCGGCACGATTCTGTTGAGCCGTTACGGGCGCTACTACGGGCCTGCGGGCGGCGAGGCGTTCCAGGACGTGAACCGCCAGCGCTTTGTGAACCATTACTACGACAAGAACGACGGCGGTAACTCTTACATACAAGTTCGCGACATCGTCTATACCGACGACGGTTGGCCGGAACTGGGGCAACCGTTCCTCGGGCGTTACCTGAGCGCAGAGGCGGAACATGGCGCCTTGACGCACGTGGATATTTCGAGCAGCTCCGATGCATCGAACGGGGAATTTTGCGCCTACATCAACTACGAAGACAGCAAGATTCGCCTGCCGATGATTATTCCGCAGGCGGGCGACTACCTGATCCGTTACCGCTACGACAACAACTGGACAGAAGACGGCGCGAACGGAAGTTCGCACTTCGTGAGCATTAACGGCAAGAACCAGGAAGTGGCGCTGCCGCTGACGGGCGCGTGGAGTGAATTCCCCGAGAAGTCGGTGGTGTACATCCCTGCAAAATTTAAGCGCGGTTCGAACTTCATCGAGATTACGAAGGGCAAGCATTATGCGGAACTAGACCGTCTCGACTTCTTGCGCATCATCCGCGATACGATTCCCGCGAATGGTTTTGATAATGGTATCCGCGTGCGTTTGACAGACGAAGATGAACTCGCCATCAAGGACGGCGGCTATGCAATTTTCGAGAACGTGATTACGGATTCCATCGTGGGCCCGGGCGTGCTTGTGCAGGTGAAGAACGGTGCCGGCGGTACTCTCTCGCTGCGCAAGGAAAGCAAGAAGGGCGACGTGATATCGAAATGCGAACTGCCTTCGGCGGGCGATGCCACCAAGTGGATTGACGTGCGCTGCACCAACCTGCCGGAACTCAAGGGCGTGCAGGACTTCTACCTGACAGCGGAAGGCCTCGGCGGCGAAACTCTTTTAGGCAATATCAAGTTCGACGAAGGCGTGAAAGATACGACGATTGCAATCCGTCGCATTGTTCCGCGCAATGATTTGCGGTTGCCTACCCAAAACAAAAAATACCGCGACCTCAAGGGCCGGCGGTATGAAAAACTTACCCGCTATAGGGTGCTGTTCTAG
- a CDS encoding O-antigen translocase, which translates to MERSSKIWKLFFGSGSVTLFNTLRAFVINKLLAVFLSPAAFACVGQFMNWMSIGQATSSLAMQNGWVSLTAQNKGDIKQLHGVWRGGFRLTTFATVFTCVLAAIFCFAAPLEKMLPGVHPRLAQAAILFALPGILATNMVAICSAVMNGLGLVKRWALIQIVASLFQMLWVAVFLYSGRLSVLSIIATQSVVAGIFAARVAARAGFNIKTFRESVLDIRGPWMSYAVMGLVPMIIAPLVLMFVRSFVGAELGWNAAGIWQGVYKISDFFASIFSAVLGVLILPRISREMSKVDFRREFYPIFLRMMGVTLVCCAAIYFTRSFVVSLLLSQSYAAAADYMPIQLLGDLLRSGGWCFGMVLIARRETKLFLIIEVGANLLFAGATVAGVHLYEMHGPMLAYALENLVTFVALAISVGRLKWNTP; encoded by the coding sequence GTGGAACGTTCCTCGAAAATTTGGAAGCTGTTTTTCGGCTCGGGTTCGGTGACGCTTTTTAATACGCTCCGGGCCTTCGTCATCAATAAGTTGCTCGCCGTATTCCTGTCTCCGGCTGCGTTTGCGTGCGTGGGCCAGTTCATGAACTGGATGAGCATCGGGCAGGCGACTTCTAGCCTTGCAATGCAGAATGGCTGGGTGAGCCTTACCGCACAGAACAAGGGCGATATCAAGCAACTGCATGGCGTTTGGCGCGGCGGGTTCCGCCTTACGACATTTGCTACGGTATTTACCTGCGTTTTAGCGGCTATCTTCTGCTTTGCCGCCCCGCTCGAAAAAATGTTGCCGGGCGTGCATCCGCGTTTGGCGCAGGCGGCTATATTGTTTGCTTTGCCGGGAATTTTGGCGACGAACATGGTCGCCATCTGCTCTGCCGTAATGAACGGCCTTGGCCTTGTGAAGCGCTGGGCGCTTATCCAGATTGTCGCCTCGCTTTTCCAGATGCTTTGGGTGGCGGTTTTCCTGTATTCAGGGCGCCTTTCGGTGCTGAGCATCATTGCGACACAGTCTGTTGTGGCCGGTATTTTTGCGGCCCGCGTGGCGGCGCGTGCCGGGTTTAATATCAAGACCTTTAGGGAATCGGTGCTGGATATTCGCGGGCCGTGGATGTCGTATGCCGTGATGGGGCTCGTGCCGATGATTATCGCTCCGCTAGTCCTTATGTTCGTACGTTCGTTTGTGGGCGCAGAACTTGGCTGGAATGCCGCCGGTATCTGGCAGGGCGTCTACAAGATTTCGGACTTTTTTGCCTCCATTTTTTCGGCGGTTCTCGGCGTGCTTATTCTGCCGCGCATTAGCCGCGAAATGAGCAAGGTCGATTTCCGCAGGGAGTTCTACCCGATCTTCTTGCGCATGATGGGAGTGACGCTTGTATGTTGCGCTGCCATCTATTTTACGCGCAGTTTTGTGGTGTCCCTTTTGCTTTCGCAAAGCTATGCTGCCGCTGCCGACTACATGCCCATCCAGTTGCTTGGCGATTTATTGCGTTCCGGTGGTTGGTGTTTTGGCATGGTCCTTATCGCCCGCCGCGAAACCAAGCTGTTCCTCATTATCGAGGTCGGTGCGAACCTGCTGTTTGCCGGTGCGACAGTCGCGGGTGTCCACCTGTACGAGATGCATGGGCCCATGCTTGCCTATGCACTTGAAAATCTTGTGACGTTTGTTGCGCTCGCCATATCTGTCGGGAGGCTAAAATGGAATACTCCATAA
- a CDS encoding DegT/DnrJ/EryC1/StrS aminotransferase family protein, translating to MGKIAFLDLKQVNAPYMDSLKSAASAVVESGWYIRGSYVERFEKEFAAYSGYAHGVGVGNGLDALTLMLRASIELGRLAPGDEILVPANTYIATVLAVNAAGLVPVLVEPDEKTFNIDPTKLEAACSPKTRGILAVNLYGRLADMPAIWKFAEARGLLVFEDAAQSHGARFNSSAQSNAGAKSAAIKSAAVAYSFYPTKNLGALGDAGMVVTDDEELARVVRMLGNYGSEKKYVNRYRGVNSRLDEIQAAFLLAKLPHLDAWNERRREIAARYVREVCNPLLRLPEIPADPKEHVWHVFTLRTPDGKTRDALQKYLEARGVGTLIFYPIPPHRQQAYAASPEGDCALLPENPKFPIAESMAETVISIPVSQVLTDDEVSEIIGALNEFVC from the coding sequence ATGGGTAAGATTGCTTTTCTCGATTTGAAGCAGGTAAACGCGCCCTATATGGATTCCCTGAAAAGTGCCGCCTCTGCTGTCGTAGAGTCCGGCTGGTACATCCGCGGGTCGTATGTCGAACGCTTCGAGAAGGAATTTGCCGCCTACTCTGGGTACGCCCACGGCGTGGGCGTCGGGAACGGTCTCGATGCGCTCACCCTCATGTTACGCGCTTCCATCGAACTCGGGCGCTTGGCTCCTGGCGATGAAATCCTTGTGCCGGCGAACACTTACATAGCGACGGTCCTTGCGGTCAATGCCGCGGGCCTCGTTCCCGTGCTGGTGGAGCCCGACGAAAAGACTTTCAATATCGACCCGACGAAGCTCGAGGCTGCCTGCTCGCCGAAAACGCGCGGGATACTTGCAGTGAACCTGTACGGGCGCCTTGCCGATATGCCTGCAATCTGGAAATTTGCCGAGGCCCGCGGGCTTCTCGTGTTCGAAGATGCCGCGCAGTCCCACGGCGCACGGTTTAATTCCAGCGCGCAGTCTAATGCCGGCGCGAAAAGTGCGGCAATTAAAAGTGCCGCGGTCGCCTACAGTTTCTACCCGACAAAAAACTTGGGCGCTCTGGGCGATGCCGGCATGGTCGTCACCGACGATGAAGAACTTGCCCGCGTAGTGCGCATGCTTGGTAACTACGGCTCCGAAAAGAAGTACGTGAACCGTTACCGCGGTGTCAATTCCCGCCTGGATGAGATTCAGGCCGCGTTCCTGCTGGCAAAGCTCCCGCATCTCGATGCCTGGAACGAACGCCGCCGTGAAATTGCTGCCCGCTACGTACGCGAGGTATGTAACCCGCTGTTGCGCCTGCCCGAAATACCTGCAGACCCGAAGGAGCACGTGTGGCACGTGTTTACCCTGCGCACACCCGACGGCAAGACCCGCGATGCGTTGCAAAAGTATCTTGAAGCCCGCGGTGTCGGGACGCTCATCTTTTACCCGATTCCTCCGCACAGGCAACAGGCCTACGCGGCCAGCCCCGAAGGGGATTGTGCGCTGCTGCCGGAGAATCCGAAGTTCCCGATTGCAGAATCGATGGCCGAAACCGTCATCAGTATCCCTGTCTCGCAGGTGCTTACCGACGATGAAGTTAGCGAAATTATTGGAGCGTTGAATGAGTTTGTTTGCTAG
- a CDS encoding WxcM-like domain-containing protein, translated as MPIFEEKAQIVQFPKFLDERGNLSVVESQKQVPFRFRRCYWIYDVPGGELRGSHAFKNQHEVIVALSGSFDAVIHDGKEEKRYSLSRSYYGLYLPPMHYRTLDNFSTNSLALVISSTPYDEDDYIWERDEFCRLKPTWKPALQENTAEANCAQKPDIAAVKAATIDDCKLLTLPRHSERSGSLTSLENSKDIPFDVKRIFYLYDIPGGENRGGHAHKECHQMLVAASGAFDVKVSDGKNEKIYRLDRPYYGLHVPPGVWAEELNFSSGSICLVLTSHEFDESDYWRSYDKYLEFKKA; from the coding sequence ATGCCGATTTTTGAAGAAAAAGCGCAAATAGTTCAGTTTCCCAAGTTCTTGGACGAACGCGGGAACTTGAGTGTCGTGGAATCGCAGAAGCAGGTGCCTTTCCGGTTCCGGCGCTGTTACTGGATTTACGACGTTCCCGGCGGCGAACTCCGCGGGAGCCACGCCTTCAAAAATCAGCACGAAGTGATAGTCGCCCTTTCCGGGAGCTTTGATGCCGTTATTCACGATGGCAAGGAAGAAAAGCGGTATTCGCTTTCCCGCTCCTATTACGGGCTCTATCTGCCGCCCATGCACTACCGCACGCTCGACAACTTTTCGACGAACTCCTTGGCGCTTGTGATTTCTTCGACGCCCTATGACGAAGACGACTACATCTGGGAGCGTGACGAGTTTTGCCGGCTGAAGCCCACGTGGAAACCGGCCCTGCAGGAAAACACAGCAGAGGCGAATTGCGCGCAGAAGCCGGACATCGCTGCAGTGAAGGCCGCGACTATAGACGATTGCAAACTTTTGACGCTTCCGCGGCACAGCGAACGTTCGGGCAGCCTGACCTCGCTTGAAAACTCGAAGGATATTCCCTTCGACGTGAAGCGCATCTTTTACCTGTACGATATTCCCGGCGGCGAGAACCGCGGTGGGCACGCCCACAAGGAATGCCACCAGATGCTCGTGGCGGCAAGCGGAGCCTTTGATGTGAAGGTTTCCGACGGCAAGAACGAAAAGATTTACAGGCTGGACCGTCCGTACTACGGCCTGCATGTACCGCCTGGAGTCTGGGCCGAAGAACTGAATTTTTCTTCGGGCTCCATCTGCCTGGTGTTGACATCGCACGAGTTTGATGAGAGTGACTACTGGCGTAGTTACGACAAGTATCTGGAGTTCAAGAAGGCTTAG
- a CDS encoding glycosyltransferase family 32 protein — protein MIPKKIHFCWFSNSPYSEKVARCMESWKRILGDYEIVHWDYQKATATGIPWVIEALGQKNWAFASDAVRLYALYNEGGIYLDADVEVLRPFDDLLDRPYIFGYENGSKRIEAAVMGCEPGNAIIKEALSYYLGKHFEYREDRVDNMVLPYVLAQAVDKFSGVTIMPEWVFSPKSFIDGSISTADETYCIHHFHSDWRPEAVRKGINRRQYLFSKFPRPIAQLLALPLSLWTNLTTLGLGGTIKKIFR, from the coding sequence ATGATCCCTAAGAAGATTCATTTTTGCTGGTTTTCTAATTCACCCTACTCGGAGAAAGTGGCTCGGTGCATGGAATCCTGGAAAAGAATCTTGGGTGATTACGAAATAGTACACTGGGATTATCAAAAGGCAACTGCAACAGGAATTCCCTGGGTTATCGAGGCCCTCGGGCAAAAGAACTGGGCTTTCGCAAGCGATGCCGTACGCCTCTACGCCCTCTATAACGAAGGCGGAATCTATCTTGATGCCGACGTAGAAGTCTTAAGACCCTTTGACGACCTCCTCGACCGCCCCTACATATTCGGTTACGAGAATGGCTCCAAGCGAATCGAAGCCGCCGTAATGGGCTGCGAACCCGGAAACGCAATTATCAAAGAAGCGCTAAGCTACTATCTAGGCAAGCATTTCGAATACAGGGAAGATCGTGTCGACAACATGGTGCTCCCCTATGTGCTAGCACAAGCAGTGGACAAGTTCAGCGGCGTGACCATCATGCCAGAATGGGTGTTCTCCCCCAAGAGTTTTATCGACGGGAGCATCAGTACGGCCGATGAAACCTACTGCATCCACCATTTCCACAGTGATTGGCGCCCCGAAGCCGTACGCAAGGGTATCAACCGCAGGCAATACCTGTTCAGCAAGTTCCCTCGCCCGATCGCACAACTGCTCGCGTTACCGCTTTCCCTATGGACAAACCTCACGACCCTCGGGCTCGGCGGCACCATCAAGAAAATTTTTAGGTAA
- a CDS encoding acyltransferase: MSLFARIIRKLTRKSSVLFFRSISTAKPEGQFCAVAPMLCEGKGSIVVGEGTSFGYVEDADFWTSYVFLNPRTAGSKISIGKNCQICNHFTAICEGPGIEIGDNVLVGTSVNVYDTDFHEVDPERRLTGTPKTGKVVIEDNVWIGDRVTILKGSKIGKNSVVAAGAVVAGEFPANVVIGGVPARVIREINGGK; this comes from the coding sequence ATGAGTTTGTTTGCTAGAATCATCCGCAAGTTGACGCGCAAGTCGAGCGTCCTCTTTTTCAGGAGCATCTCGACGGCAAAGCCCGAAGGCCAGTTCTGCGCTGTTGCTCCCATGCTCTGCGAAGGCAAGGGCAGTATCGTGGTGGGCGAGGGAACCTCGTTCGGCTATGTTGAAGATGCGGATTTCTGGACATCGTATGTTTTCTTGAACCCGCGCACTGCTGGTTCCAAAATATCCATCGGCAAGAACTGCCAGATTTGCAACCACTTTACGGCCATTTGCGAAGGCCCGGGCATAGAAATCGGTGACAACGTCCTTGTTGGGACATCTGTGAATGTCTACGACACCGATTTCCATGAGGTGGATCCGGAGCGCAGGCTTACAGGAACTCCGAAGACGGGGAAGGTCGTTATTGAAGATAACGTCTGGATTGGCGACCGCGTGACCATCCTCAAGGGTTCGAAAATCGGCAAGAATTCTGTTGTCGCCGCGGGTGCCGTCGTTGCCGGCGAGTTTCCGGCGAATGTTGTCATCGGCGGAGTGCCCGCACGTGTCATTCGTGAAATAAACGGCGGGAAATAG
- a CDS encoding glycosyltransferase: MEYSITNMFAEKMDENVYVKAFVQGAETEQREMPPLVSVLMASYNHEKYVEASVRSVMAQKGVAFELIVIDDGSTDSSPEILERLRDELRFTYVHRPNKGLVPTMNELISMARGKYFCSFASDDMMPAGRLQKQSEYLEAHPEDPLCFGQIVLMDGEGRHGEEFDPRYTRSVPRVTFDEFFMGKKEVHGCSEMIRLDFFREHGGYDSEFPFEDFPQWLKFFKICGSLPVLPVNCCYYRQHGNNMSLDNTLMYGTFLKVLARYSDHPRYKEAVNIWKSHWFSMLAYRDKKDALRKLPQLWSFSLPFLKRFPKLFIPRFLLKR; encoded by the coding sequence ATGGAATACTCCATAACGAACATGTTTGCCGAGAAGATGGACGAGAATGTCTACGTGAAGGCTTTTGTGCAGGGAGCAGAAACGGAACAGCGCGAAATGCCTCCGCTGGTATCGGTGCTGATGGCTAGCTACAACCATGAAAAGTATGTAGAAGCGTCGGTGCGTTCCGTGATGGCGCAGAAGGGCGTGGCCTTTGAGCTGATTGTCATTGATGACGGCAGTACGGATTCTTCGCCGGAGATTCTTGAACGCCTGCGCGATGAACTGCGCTTTACCTATGTCCATCGCCCGAATAAGGGGCTTGTCCCGACAATGAATGAACTTATCTCGATGGCACGGGGTAAGTATTTCTGTTCGTTCGCTTCCGACGACATGATGCCGGCGGGCAGGCTCCAGAAGCAGAGCGAATACCTGGAGGCGCACCCAGAAGACCCGCTTTGCTTTGGCCAGATTGTGCTGATGGACGGGGAAGGCCGGCATGGTGAGGAATTTGACCCGCGTTATACGCGCTCTGTACCGCGCGTGACCTTCGATGAGTTCTTCATGGGCAAAAAAGAAGTCCATGGCTGTTCCGAGATGATCCGCCTGGACTTTTTCCGCGAGCATGGCGGTTACGATTCCGAATTCCCGTTCGAAGATTTCCCGCAGTGGCTCAAGTTCTTCAAGATTTGCGGTTCCTTGCCGGTATTGCCGGTGAATTGCTGTTACTACCGCCAGCATGGCAACAACATGTCGCTCGACAACACGCTCATGTACGGAACCTTCTTGAAGGTGCTTGCGCGATACAGTGACCATCCGCGCTACAAGGAAGCGGTGAACATCTGGAAATCGCACTGGTTCTCGATGCTGGCCTACCGCGACAAGAAGGACGCGCTCCGCAAGCTTCCGCAACTGTGGTCTTTTTCGCTGCCGTTTTTAAAACGGTTTCCCAAACTGTTTATTCCGCGATTTTTGCTCAAGCGGTAA
- a CDS encoding GNAT family N-acetyltransferase: MAWLEITADEYARHFANPAACYMKADFNMLNAEKVDAVRFFAYEDNGLRVGLAMGEKGSEWRSPYSAPFCGFVCPQIQTIACLNSAVRELKDLLLSQKKSLKVTLPPIFYDRMFYSKVVSALLQNGFKQSYANLNYAFDFTDSTPYEKRLHYMGARNYKQFAHSECAFTRETSVEQQRCVYGFIQEHYKAKGYTLWMKFEDLQKTAEIVPIDFCLLRVDGTPVASTIIYRVSEKIAQMIYWGADQSALDKRPLNVIAREMFRYYQEQGFDYLDLGPAASDGIASEGLCTFKESVGCFADLKYAFEFDGARDGAEGIANG; this comes from the coding sequence ATGGCGTGGCTTGAAATTACAGCGGACGAGTACGCTCGCCATTTTGCAAATCCTGCTGCCTGTTACATGAAGGCGGATTTCAATATGTTGAATGCGGAAAAGGTCGATGCGGTGCGCTTCTTCGCTTACGAAGACAATGGACTGCGCGTTGGCCTTGCCATGGGCGAGAAGGGTAGCGAGTGGCGTTCTCCCTATTCGGCGCCGTTTTGCGGTTTTGTCTGCCCCCAGATACAGACGATTGCGTGCCTGAATTCTGCCGTGCGCGAATTGAAGGATTTGTTGCTCTCGCAGAAGAAGTCTCTGAAAGTTACGCTTCCGCCGATTTTTTATGACCGGATGTTTTATTCCAAGGTCGTGTCGGCGCTGCTCCAGAACGGATTCAAACAATCGTATGCCAACTTGAATTACGCGTTTGATTTTACGGACTCGACTCCGTACGAAAAGCGCCTCCATTACATGGGTGCACGGAATTACAAGCAGTTTGCCCATAGCGAGTGTGCGTTTACGCGGGAAACTTCCGTAGAACAGCAGCGTTGCGTCTACGGCTTTATCCAGGAACATTACAAGGCGAAGGGCTATACGCTGTGGATGAAGTTCGAGGACTTGCAGAAAACAGCCGAAATCGTTCCCATTGATTTTTGCCTGTTGCGCGTGGATGGAACGCCTGTTGCGTCGACAATCATCTATAGGGTCAGCGAAAAGATTGCGCAGATGATTTACTGGGGGGCGGACCAGTCTGCTTTGGACAAGCGCCCCTTGAATGTGATTGCACGTGAAATGTTCCGGTATTACCAGGAACAGGGCTTTGACTACCTCGATCTCGGGCCGGCGGCATCGGACGGGATTGCGAGCGAGGGACTCTGTACGTTCAAGGAAAGCGTGGGCTGCTTCGCCGACTTGAAATATGCATTCGAATTTGATGGTGCGCGCGATGGCGCGGAAGGGATTGCCAATGGGTAA